The DNA region ATTTActtcacccaaataatttctaaaataaattcattcctttgttgatttcttacttgatttaaagatttttaaccgtactttagtgaaaataaattgatccagcggatcttatatacattgatattttgacacgtgagttgtccgtgtgatggtgataaaaatatgggcacgaggtgccgtgaaaaaatatgaaagtggactaagacccgtaatttttatgattgtgaacttgaaaatatatttatttgaaagtattatatcctgaagattattatttgaaaaacatataggcgaaagaatttatatttgaaaaacttgattaattggttatacttgtgttccttattcgtctgagcaataattatgatgttcttgtcgCATTGTtattatatcactggttgattttgttgttatcattgctagttatttttcagtattattttgtatactatattgcacaggttattagactagtgagtgtcttgactgtacctcgtctctacttcactagggttagtcttgatacttattgggtaccgaccatggtgtactcatactacacttctccacatttttgtgcagagccaggtattggaggtatcggacccgaacagagttagagtgtgatcgcaagaattcaaggtagagcttcttggtcgtcgcagccccttggagtctgttcatttcattatactgttaatttttaatcaaacagtatggtatatttggttctcgtgatcattccatgtattcagctagagttcgtgactcagtactaccagtcttgggaggttgtatattcttatttgttccgctgttagttttgattacttatttaattaaaaaaatggcttcaaaaatgtaattgaaatcggcttacctagtattagagactaggtgccatcacgctatggcaggattttgggtcgtgacaagttggtatcagagctctaggctcatatgttctacgagtcacgaatatatatatatatatataaatgtggaCATCAGATAAAAAGTAATATTACCTTCGTCTCAATTTACATGACACTCTTTTCTTGTTAGTccgtaaaaaaaatatttcctttccgtattttaaaatattttatctttAGCATTCTTACTTTACCCTTAATAAATTAATTTACAGCCATAtgaatatttataatttattttaaatcacaaattttaaatctttttaaaaaaaaaaattatgctgAGTCAAATAACACCATAACTTGGAATGTGGAGTAACAATTTACCTGAGAATGACCAATGAAAGGGGGGCAATAATATTTGTTAGAAGCCTTGTGAGGTGGTGGCATATACTCTTTCAGAACCTTCCAAATATTCCCCATTTCACTCTTCCTGTAAAAAGAATATCCATTGCCGGAGTCCCTTAAAATGGCACCTCAATTTCTCTCTCTTCCCAAATCCACACTTCGGAGTTAACCAAATTCAAACTCGATATAGTTTTACATCATTCATTATCCAAACACAACTCACCATGTCCACCTCTTCTCTCTTAATAAATCCTATTATCTTTTCCTCTTCATCTACTACTACTTCTTGTTTTATTTCAGCTCCCACAAattttcatgatttttcttgcttTTGTACTTCAAGAACAAAACCCATTAATCTAATATGCACTAAAGTCAATTTTCTACAGCCCAAAATTAGAGAAAGACTCTTGAAGAAAAGACCATTAATTGCAGCTAGCAATAGCAACATGACAATTagggaagaagaggaagagggacCTCCTCCTTTTCTTGAATCTGAAATTACTTCAAAACCTAGACGTATTGCTATCTTTGTTGAGCCTTCTCCTTTTGCGTGAGTCTACTTTTTTCCCTTTATAATTTGAACCCAAATTGTTGGCGTTAATTACTAAACTTTGTTCTACGCTCTGTGTTTGGTGAATTGACTATGAGACTGAGTGATCCATTTGGTTTAATTTCTTCTGAACGTTAAGTTCTATGCACTGACAGAGTGAAAAATATTTACACGATCATGTCATTTAAAAGGTAATGCAAGTAACTCTATGTAATAGCATTAATTGGTAAACCACATAGCATCAATCTTACAGAACTTTTGCTCTCAAAAGTGTTTGCTAGCTTTCTGTATGTTATTTAGTGGTCTATATCTTCAGTTATATGCTAGAATCTTTAGAGTAGCAGCAGATTATGAATCTTAACATAAGAACTACGACAATGCAATCTTTCTATTTATCCTCCTGCCGAGACTAAAATGGACCAACTATTCTTTCTTCAAGCAAATGTAGCTTTTAAAGGGAAGTTGTGCATGCTTGTTAGTTATAGTAATGTGCATGGTAAGTCGAAACATTAGAACTTGTTTTATCGCACTGATTACCACTTCCGTGTTGAAcctaatattttttgttttttgtttttttagctGCATTTCAATCTTTGTTATTTCTGCATTGTTTCTTTAATGATTCCTCGTAGTATTGGGAATTTCAATATCATGTTGATCTCACTAAATTTAGTTGATctcacaaaataaatttagctctGTCCAATCAAATGCCTTTCAACCTCATATGCACTTCAGAAGAATTTCTGCTTCTATTATATTTGCTGCCTTTATTGCTCAGTGACACTTAGTAGTGACATTGCTTTCATCCTTTAATTTTGAAAGTCAGAAGTGTTCTCAGCTGGGGATGCCGGTGCCTTATATGGTGAATTATGGAATCAGCTTTGCATCAGTAGGTTTAGAGAATAAAGATTTGACATTTCCAAAAAAACAAATCTAGACCTAGTTTTGACTTATTCTACTGATCAAAGTTCATGTGCATCATCTGAATCAGATCTTACTACAATTATATTTTCTACATAATTGGGCTGACATTCTGTCTCGACCACCAATTTCCTTTGTGAAATGTGCAGGTATGTATCTGGCTATAAGAACCGGTTCCAGAATTTTATAAGATATCTTCGTGAAATGGGAGATGAGGTATACTCTTTGTCTGACAAGAGTGTTTTTGATTACTGATAGTTGCTGCTGTTCTGTTGGTCTTCTGTACTTGCTGCTATAACATGTGCTTGATATGTTTGAGCTAATTATATTCATTTCAAGCTTTCTCATGATGCTATTTTGCCAATCAGGAGTTTACAATCTTGACCTCTTCTAGTTCCATTTCCCTGGAACCAATTTCAAGcaattttgatatattttgtCTGCACATATCCTACAAACTATTACTCTTACAGTCATTTGATTCTCAAGAACTAACCGTAATAAATACTTCCTAGCCATAGTTTCAAACTGTTGAGTGAGCCAGTACATAGGGGGCTAAGAACTGAAGATTTTCACCTGATGTTTTGGCCACTTATCATCCTTTGTTAATTTTGTGGTACAGGTTATGGTTGTGACAACACATGAAGGAGTACCTCAAGAGTTTTATGGAGCAAAGTTGATTGGATCACTAAGGTTGCAGCTTCTTCTGCCTTTTCTATATTTCATTTTCATGTTTACTGAATAAATTCACTCAATTCTGCCTGTCACAAACTCAGCATAAAATCAGTGAGGTTTAAGGGTACATGACTATTAAATATTGTCCATATATGGTATTTGGCTAGTTTTTAAGAAACAATTGCTTACTTTATTTGCAGTTTTCCCTGCCCCTGGTACCAAAAAGTGCCCCTGTCACTTGCTCTCAGCCCAAGAATAATTTCAGAAGTGAAACGATTCAAGCCTGATATCATACATGCATCTTCTCCTGGTATAATGGTAAGTTTCAGTTGCTTTTTTCCTCCTTTCAGTGATTAAGTGATGTTCGTCTTGTCGCTTGAAGGAGCTTAAAGTGGTTCTGATTTTTCTCCCAGCTTGCTGACTTAgataattttgtttctttttctttctatttttaggTATTTGGTGCTCTTATCATTGCAAAACTGTTATGTGTGCCGATAGTGATGTCATATCACACGCATGTGCCTGTGTAAGCGCACAGTTCTTGCATATCTTGTCTCCAGATGGAACATTTGATAGCTTCCATAAATGACATGGTTCAAGAAGcaaaatcctttttttttgttgatcTTCCTGATGAAAAACATAAAGAATGAGTTTCTGAAGGTTCTTCTAGCATTATCTATTAATTTAGGGCTTTACGCTGATCCTGACTCTTGTTCTGCAGATACATACCTAGATATACGTTTAGTTGGTTGGTGCAACCTATGTGGATGGTTTTAAGTATGTGAGCAGAGCATTCTCTTCTGCATTATCTGTTCTCTCCCGGATCTCCAGCTCTGAATACTAATTAAGACATCATTACTGCTTATCAGAGTTTCTACATCGGGCTGCTGATCTCACTCTGGTGCCATCTGCTGCTATTGCGAAGGATCTGAAAGCTTATAGGGTAACAGCAGGTAAAGACATATAGGTGAACTTGTTAATTAAACTACAACATCAACTTTATCAATTAGCAATTTAAGGAAAGAAGAGTCATGTATTTTGTCCTGTCAAAGCAGTTTTTATTGGCCTTAGATGCTTGCTACCATTCATTTCTTTTAGGTGCTAAACCACTGCTCAGAGTTGTTGACCATTCCCGCCTTTTTCTATTTGCCAGCTAACAAAATACGTCTGTGGAATAAGGGTGTTGATTCTGAGAGCTTCCACCCCCGGTATCGGTCTCATGAAATGCGACTAAGACTGAGGTTGGAGCTTCCTGCTGAAGATTTCATCCTCTATGTAAACAACCTTAATATGTACTGACAATTCTTTCTGCTTTTCTCTTCTTACTCTTCACTATCAGCAACGGGGAACCTGATAAACCATTGATAGTGCATGTTGGACGACTTGGAGTTGAGAAGAGTTTGGATTTCCTCAGAAGGTATTGCCTCTCTTTGTTAATGAGAAAGCATAAAAGTTGCATTTTTGGCTAATGTATGACTAGGTATATCATTCTCATATTAAGGGCAAATGCTGTATCAAGGAAACTGCGTGGTTATATAAGTTAAATGAAGGTGCTGGTAACTTGAACATGACAtttcaaaatgattttgaaaCAGGGTAATGGATAGACTTCCAGAAGCTCGCATAGCTTTTATTGGAGATGGGCCATATAGGTGAGTTGCAGTAACAATTTTAGCTTCTGACTTTCAGAACTTTACCAGGAATGTTTACTAGTACTTTCACTGTAAAAGGTTTTTGATATATAGTACAAATATGTACAATGCACAATAAGCTGTCTATTCACTCTTTGTTTTGCCCTCTTTTGATAATCTTAGGCTGTCAAGTCTATAAAGATGTTATGAGTGAGAATCTTTTGTAAAAAAAGTGTCATGACTGGACATTAGTTGTATTTGACTGTTCTTGATATCTATTGCTAGAAATGTTGATTAACTTGTGTGTTGGACAAGAGACAAAATCAGCAAAACAGTATGCTTCCGGATTATCTCACCGAAAACTTTTACCAAGTAGCTTTACTTACTCTTTTAGGTAATATTTTAATGAACCAGATTCCTGAATTTAACACGCTAGCAACTTATATGTGCCATGTAGGAGTTGCTGAATTATTGGTACAGTTTCTTGGTCAAGCATCACCATTTCATTTTTTAGGTGATAACTTAGTGAACAGTGAACTTCATCACATTATCAGTCGATGTGCTATTAATGTGCGTAACTCCATTTCCAGAGTGGGGAAGCAACTAATTCAATTAGATCCACTCTCATAGACAAACTGTGGATTTGTGATTCTTTAGTCTATTCTATTTctagaaaacaaattaaaatagaagGGCGACTCTACTTCCCAACTAGAGTTGGTGGTGGAACCTGTTGGCACAGTGCACGCCGTAACATAGGAATTCGAGGTCTCTTTATGTCAAATTACATTAGCTTGGTATTTTCCTTTGTTTAAATTAAAGCTTCTACTTCTCTGGCAAGTACTTATTGGATTTGCGCCCCAAGATTGGGACATAGGTCATTTGGAGCTAATGGGCTGAGTGATACTGTTGTATGCTTGGACATGAAAAACTTAGAAGTCAAAATGTTTGTTGGaagaaaaactttctgaaaatcTTAGAAGTAAAAACGTTTGTTGAAAGTACAACTGTCTTCAAATGCATAGCTCACAGCCTTTCTTGACGGTACATGATTGGTTTGAGAAAAATCTACTGTCAAATGCTTGATTGATTTAGAACATGGACATTGGAAACCATTGCTGTTTAATAAAAATACGAATATCCTGTCTTGATAGCCTGTATGCCTAACATGAGAAAGAGATGTAGTTTAGCATTCTTGTAAAAGGCTGAGCTCCAAATTATTTGTTTTGTCACTTCTATAGGGAGGAATTGGAGAAAATGTTCGCTGGCATGCCTGCAGTATTCACAGGTATGTTACTAGGGGAGGAGCTTTCTCAGGCATATGCGAGCGGAGATATTTTTGTTATGCCTTCAGAGTCTGAGACGCTTGGATTTGTCGTTTTGGAGGCGATGTCATCAGGACTTCCCGTAGTGGCTGCCCGTGCTGGAGGAATTCCAGATATCATTCCTGATGATCAGCAGGGAAAAACAGGATTTCTGTTTAATCCTGGGGATCTTGACGACTGCTTGAACAAATTGAAGCCACTTTTGCACGATGCTGAATTGAGAGGCACTATTGGCCAGGCCGCACGTGTAGAAATTGAGAAGTACGATTGGAGGGCTGCCACAAGAAAGATTCGTAATGAGCAATACAATGCAGCCATTTGGTTCTGGAGGAAGAAGAGAGCACAGTTGCTGAGACCATTTCAATGGTTGTTAAAGTTTAGGGTCCAGGCACCAGAAGTCGGACTATAGGTGATGCATTTCTCAGATTTAACGTAAAAGCATAGTAGTTGTGCATATGAAGGTGCATTCTTCATTGCTTACACCTAGATGTGAATTGTAATAAATTTGGCAGGAAATATGGTCTGCTGCTGCAGTTTAGATTTGCAATATTGACCTAAAATACCTAGCCTTTCCTGCTGTTGAGTATTCTATTCAATCTCTGTATATGTAATTCATTTCCATAAGTATTACTGCTGTTAAAGAAATCAACTCAAAGCAACCATAGATTCCCAAAAGAGTTCCATCATAGGCTAATTAGCAGTCTCCTATGCATTTCAGAGTGCAAGTTGTGCTGGGCGTGATAAGATTAGTTTATGGTCACAGTtgcaaataaaataatgaaagacCTTGAATATTGTATAAGTTGTAAGCTGTGTGTCATATATATAGTAAGGAACTATTATATACtatcattattttcttatcttaAAATGATATGGAAAAAAACATTGGTAAATATGAAAATAGAAGTGATGGGAGGATAATGGCACTAAAATTCACGATTGTGACAATAGTCTGACACCGCAATTCACTTAGAACGAATTATGACAATAGTCTGCCTATGCAAAGCGTTGCCGATGGATATGGCACTATATTGAGTATAAGCTTAATTTGTCGAGGATATTAAAATGAAAAAAGGTGAAAAGATCAAATTTTGACAAGAACTTTCGTTTCGTTTGCTATAATCACGTGTAAAATACGTGGAGGAGTTAGAAATAGGTCTTTCTCAGCTCCCACTTCTTCCTTTTCAATCCCTCAATTGAATTTTAATTAGCAGCCAAAGCCGGAATGAAGTTTTTTCGTTGCTGCGGCTTTATTTGCTTGCTGTTAGAATATTGTTCCAAAATATATACTAGTCAACTTTTGGGAGCTTGTGACTAATTTCATTATCCACTCCACTTGTTTAAGCACTTTAATCATGTACAAACACTAGTAGAGAAAAATAAGTAAGAAATAGCTAGGCCAGCGGTAAAGTCTTGGCCAAACAAATGACTCCCGCACCTGTCATTTACATCAAATCATACAATTTAACCTTTGCAGTTAAAATTAAAGTGAATAAATTAACATAGTTAAATTaaatatgtatgtattcaaagaCATATATATTATGCATTTATGTCTCATCATGACTACTGACataaatttttttaattcaaaatttaagtcATTGGAATCAAGTAAAACAACCCCTTCTTGGGAGAAAGGATTTATAAATAGTGCAAAGTATCTCCTCATCCGATCAGCTAACTGACATCCTAACAAAGCCCCTTGCTTCAACCAGGTTTCATGATATAGAGACAAACTGAATTTTAAATGGGAGTATTAGCATGCATAGACTAGCATTTATCCTTTGTAATTACATAACCACATCGTATCTTATCTATATAGTTGAACTCATGTATGATCACTTTAATATTTCTAAGTCTTAAATAGCTTAACAGATTCCATTTTTCATCAAATTATTTGTTAATTAGTCGAGATATCTACACATGAAAAATGCAGATCAGTGAGGATTCACTATGAACTTAATTTTTGTTCCGTTACTATAATGTCATTTCTAAATTTAAAACATTCAGAAAACTTTAACAGAAAGTGTGAACCGGGAGCGACAAtaatagataaaagaaacaatCCATTTCTCAAACTTCCATGAACAATGACAAAAAAAATGTATATTTGCATACAAACATAATTATTGAGGATTGCTTGAGCAAAAATCTCCCTTTCTTTTTTCACTCAAGAAAATGAATACATTGCTTATTGACTCTCTAATTCTTCTTTCTCTCATTGCATGGTGCAGCTTTTGCTGCTTTCTTACATGTTGCAGATGAAGATTTGTCTGAACTTGTTGAGAGGAGAAACAAATGGATTTTCACCACTATTTTAGCATTTTGGGAGATCCTTTGGAGGTGGCAGAAGTGACTCCTTTGGACCCTTGCCATTATCTACAAGGAATGCCATTTTCAATCCCCATGTTGTGTGCACCTCTAGATGACAATGCATAAACCAAACTCCTGCAATGtcacccaaattaaaagaaaaataagccgttatacacaAGTGAagtgaaaaaggaagaaaaattgtaaatattgtccgctttgggcttAGGCCCGCACGGTTTTAAAACGCGTTACTATGGTCTAAGGCATGTTTATTTATATACCCAACATCTCCCGTGTTTTGTCGATGTGGGATTCGCCGTCACAAAAATAAATGAGGAAAATATTGAATTTATATACCTTGGCAATATAAATTTTGATAGAAGTAGTTTAACTTATACATAGCAGGTTAGTTATCATTTTTACTGAGTTACCAAATATGCTTATTATAGAAATTTCTTTACAATTACGTTATAAGTGACCTAAATGTGTAAATATGTTATAATGTTAGTGTCAGCGCATAGGACTTGAACAACTTGAGAGGAAAAAATGAAGTTGATATACCTGGATTGTCAGCAAGCCATCTTATGGCAACCCATCCTCCAGAAGGCACTCCAATTGTATTCCTTTCAACAGGATCAATAAGATTAAAATTCTTTGGGTCTGTTTTGGAATTGAAATTCCCTAGTCCTTTACCCACTAAAAAGAAATTGAAACCATGCAAATGGATTGGATGGTTTTCAGGGGCTATAATTCCAGTATCCTGCAAAACTAATTGAACTGTTGCATTATAAGGCAACCGATAAACCTTCGTCCCATTCGTTGTAGCCAAGTTTGTTGGTGGTGTTCCAGTATAGTTAAAAACGAATGGCGGATTCGCTGGAAAATCTGTTGTGAAAACACCATTTATGCCAAAGAAATGCGCTTGTAAAAGCGCTACGGTTGGCATAACAAATGTAACATTATTTACACTAGCGACAACTCTGCTGCCATTAGCTTGTTTACACGTTGGACATGGATTAATTCCAAGTCCAGCAGTGAAAAACAACGAATGATCCACAGTTTGTGGAACTTTAGCTGGGTATTTTTTTGAATTAAGACTTTTGAGAGCGTCAAGAAAATTGTTGGCTACTGAAGTGGCGTTTTGGGGCGGAGTACTAGTGAGAGTTGTGGGAGAAGTGCCTAGTGCGCCGGAATAATGCAACGTGGCGGTGGCCGTGATATTGTCGACGGCGATAGGAGCGTCCATAAAGGGAGAAGCAGCAACCATATATTTTCCGAAACTCTGATCAGCAGTTACTATAACATTTGTTGTTTGGCCAGGGGCGATTACAATTGTGTCTGTTTTGAAGGGTTTTACGTAAGTGGCATCCACTTCAACTACAGTCATTTTGTGGCCAGCAATCTTAAAGAAGAGTTCTTCATTGAGCGCAGCATTGATCACTCGTAACATGTATGTTTTTCCAGGTTCAACACTCAAGCTGTATCCACCTGCATTATCATATTGTCCAAAAATCAAATTTGTTAGCGCGAGTTATGTGTAACTAATAatatttcttttgtttcattttatgCGGTAGGTATCATTTTCTTTTTAACGTGTTAAGAAAAATAATATCTTTCTATATATATTTGGAAGC from Nicotiana tabacum cultivar K326 chromosome 24, ASM71507v2, whole genome shotgun sequence includes:
- the LOC107825369 gene encoding sulfoquinovosyl transferase SQD2; amino-acid sequence: MSTSSLLINPIIFSSSSTTTSCFISAPTNFHDFSCFCTSRTKPINLICTKVNFLQPKIRERLLKKRPLIAASNSNMTIREEEEEGPPPFLESEITSKPRRIAIFVEPSPFAYVSGYKNRFQNFIRYLREMGDEVMVVTTHEGVPQEFYGAKLIGSLSFPCPWYQKVPLSLALSPRIISEVKRFKPDIIHASSPGIMVFGALIIAKLLCVPIVMSYHTHVPVYIPRYTFSWLVQPMWMVLKFLHRAADLTLVPSAAIAKDLKAYRVTAANKIRLWNKGVDSESFHPRYRSHEMRLRLSNGEPDKPLIVHVGRLGVEKSLDFLRRVMDRLPEARIAFIGDGPYREELEKMFAGMPAVFTGMLLGEELSQAYASGDIFVMPSESETLGFVVLEAMSSGLPVVAARAGGIPDIIPDDQQGKTGFLFNPGDLDDCLNKLKPLLHDAELRGTIGQAARVEIEKYDWRAATRKIRNEQYNAAIWFWRKKRAQLLRPFQWLLKFRVQAPEVGL
- the LOC107825360 gene encoding laccase-4, yielding MESWLRFFVLLAFLSPAFGITRHYKFNVVMRNMSRLCSTKPIVTVNGRFPGPTIYAREDDRVLIKVVNHVKYNVTIHWHGIRQLRTGWADGPAYITQCPIQPGQSYIYNFTITGQRGTLFWHAHVLWLRSTVHGAIVVLPKRGVPYPFPKPNHEAVVVLAEWWKSDTEAVINEALKSGLAPNVSDAHTINGHPGPVSNCPTQGGYSLSVEPGKTYMLRVINAALNEELFFKIAGHKMTVVEVDATYVKPFKTDTIVIAPGQTTNVIVTADQSFGKYMVAASPFMDAPIAVDNITATATLHYSGALGTSPTTLTSTPPQNATSVANNFLDALKSLNSKKYPAKVPQTVDHSLFFTAGLGINPCPTCKQANGSRVVASVNNVTFVMPTVALLQAHFFGINGVFTTDFPANPPFVFNYTGTPPTNLATTNGTKVYRLPYNATVQLVLQDTGIIAPENHPIHLHGFNFFLVGKGLGNFNSKTDPKNFNLIDPVERNTIGVPSGGWVAIRWLADNPGVWFMHCHLEVHTTWGLKMAFLVDNGKGPKESLLPPPKDLPKC